Proteins co-encoded in one Setaria viridis chromosome 9, Setaria_viridis_v4.0, whole genome shotgun sequence genomic window:
- the LOC117835983 gene encoding LOW QUALITY PROTEIN: probable cinnamyl alcohol dehydrogenase 1 (The sequence of the model RefSeq protein was modified relative to this genomic sequence to represent the inferred CDS: substituted 1 base at 1 genomic stop codon): protein MASESGDGNCNAWAARDPSGVLSPYKFDRRAVQSGDVSLKITHCGVCYADVVWTQNRHNDSKYPLVPGHEIAGVVTEVGSDVKGFKVGDHIGIGTYVTSCXDCENCNSSLKTRSRGETSLENYCPKSVYTFNGIDKDGTVTKGGYSTHIVIHERYCFKIPDGYPLAKAAPLLCAGITMYTPMMRHNMNQPGKSLGVIGLGGLGHMAVKFGKAFGLKVTVFSTSESKRDEAINILGADHFVISSNTQQMESLKYSLHFIVDAALGDHPFDPYLSLLKVGGVMAVVCFPSEIKVHPASLNLGNSLARTLSGSIVGGTKDIQEMVNFYAANKIYPQIEIIKIDYINEALKRLVNRDVKYRFVIDIENSFK from the exons AGCAGTGCAAAGCGGCGATGTTTCATTGAAGATCACACACTGTGGAGTCTGTTATGCCGACGTTGTTTGGACACAGAATAGGCACAATGATTCTAAATATCCTTTGGTTCCTGG GCACGAGATAGCTGGAGTTGTAACTGAGGTTGGTTCAGATGTCAAAGGCTTTAAAGTGGGTGACCATATAGGCATCGGAACCTACGTGACCTCATGCTGAGATTGTGAGAACTGCAATAGCTCTCTAAAGACTCGATCAAGGGGAGAGAC CTCTCTAGAGAACTATTGCCCAAAATCAGTTTATACATTCAATGGCATTGATAAAGATGGCACTGTCACAAAGGGGGGTTACTCCACTCACATTGTAATCCATGAAAG GTACTGCTTCAAAATACCAGATGGCTACCCTTTGGCAAAGGCAGCACCTCTTCTATGTGCTGGAATCACTATGTATACTCCAATGATGCGACACAATATGAACCAACCTGGAAAATCACTAGGGGTCATTGGACTTGGTGGACTGGGTCACATGGCAGTGAAATTTGGTAAAGCCTTTGGCCTTAAGGTCACAGTTTTCAGTACGAGTGAATCGAAGAGAGATGAAGCCATCAACATCCTTGGAGCAGATCATTTTGTTATATCATCAAACACACAGCAGATGGAG TCCCTGAAATACTCTCTGCACTTCATAGTTGACGCTGCTTTGGGTGACCATCCTTTTGATCCATATCTCTCACTTCTTAAGGTTGGTGGTGTGATGGCAGTAGTGTGCTTTCCAAGTGAGATCAAAGTGCATCCTGCAAGCCTTAATCTTGGTAATTCTCT TGCGCGGACCTTGTCTGGTAGTATtgttggaggtacaaaagacaTCCAGGAAATGGTTAACTTCTATGCAGCGAACAAAATCTATCCGCAGATTGAGATCATCAAGATAGATTATATCAATGAGGCTCTCAAAAGGCTTGTTAATCGAGATGTGAAATACCGCTTTGTAATCGACATTGAGAACTCGTTCAAGTAG